From Bombus vancouverensis nearcticus chromosome 15, iyBomVanc1_principal, whole genome shotgun sequence, the proteins below share one genomic window:
- the DCTN1-p150 gene encoding dynactin subunit 1 isoform X1, with amino-acid sequence MSYKVGQRVEVPGKDCQGIIAYIGHPSFASGKWIGVILDEPKGKNNGTIKGQCYFKCAENHGMFVRQSQLILLDEAGNRTEPASPSSAGSSATTPDETSAARARSRLNSISTRRRNEPTAVRRKTSPAHTRQQSEKLSGSRLSLAGSRTLLSAPSTESLSGSQHERKDGGESLIPVPTSKGASFIEKSPSTSSPPGKKPKAQDDHNNTGFVETLKPQFVPGQVMAGSAAAANVVEEKLSHLQLQQENENLKSQVRDLTEKVETLRVKRMQDKERMKDFEKTKLQLEQLIEFKTKVMESQASLQRELQRARQEAREAHAAREQFQEEMADLAETVEMATLDKEMAEEKAETLQIELEQLKEKLEEQTLDLEILRTEVSERAAGGGSAGGVSSYEIKQLEQQNNRLRETLVRMRDLSAHEKHEFQKLQKDLDQKKSEILELGRTKEKLSTRVEEMEHQIADLQEQVDAALGAEEMVEVLGEKKMALEEKVAELEEAVADLEALQDMSDQLAESSKELELELREELDLALGAARDAYRHRDAALETLTDRELTITKFRELTHQLQDQCLQLQQRVQSTETSKFGMGGAEQQLAEILDFQKTFAETRAQTKAVDLELRRLEAEEARNHVKYLLSFMSPAFLARGGDHDAILTLLLIPRMIQKTEILMSQVREKYRSLDKVDRTAILKGHSVAQYTFRSRLCSYMYALQTFLGCFESALNVCSPEMLLKAGAVYPEMAAQEKSLDSLIELAKKDQLDENLPMDAIEKCCGYFCTMFSVLFGETINQARLVVNGTRMLDSSCEAIMTDAAAIKTLIQGDSGDLGLLCQHAETTCEVIQQHLKSARRRVLTDHAAAIHNAESNLGLDKDCSEQLFTCYQHAVKMMKTLQILLKSAVQAIITNGDLDTGLGADKLKEMASIACEKVYDTEDVGPVATIKGSLSSIQQLAANFAQKMAECENELAISGQLSQQREQNAESESLQPIKVRAQAAKKEAEEIKILSRKLEARDSDILEARLALREKQEELCEMILRKDVVEKKLATQQHEHELNVEKLKRKLEEAMNQLKRKEKEFEETMDHLQTDIDSLEMERGQLKEKLKSVGKKTMMSASGADNMSGSVTAASGMQSMDNKFLMQEITALKEALNSENQQRKKLMSDILRQKLESLDPITPLPLRQGSINAKIQELKQKTNDLTKDIKQVMTFPIVPDLRRNKARDMEGPVLEKAMPVYQLLQREIVMKELKDRTDQLINEVLEEVIQRTVGGMAEANFAVFPNREMTAAMHESQLLAAEIAIPHQGQEQVFTVNVGTQELRKIHTLLCY; translated from the exons ATGTCGTATAAAGTCGGACAGCGTGTCGAAGTTCCTGGCAAAGACTGTCAAGGAATAATTGCTTATATTGGTCATCCAAGTTTCGCTTCAGGAAAATGGATTGGAGTCATACTTGATGAACCAAAAGGAAAGAACAATGGAACTATCAAAGGGCAATGTTATTTTAAA TGTGCTGAAAATCATGGAATGTTTGTACGGCAGTCACAACTTATTTTGTTGGATGAAGCAGGCAATAGAACTGAACCTGCTAGTCCATCTTCAGCAGGTAGTAGTGCTACTACACCAGACGAGACCAGTGCGGCACGTGCTAGAAGTCGATTGAATAG CATAAGTACACGTCGAAGGAATGAACCTACTGC AGTACGGAGAAAAACTTCTCCTGCCCATACTAGGCAGCAATCTGAGAAACTATCTGG TTCAAGACTTTCATTGGCTGGTAGTAGGACACTTTTAAGTGCTCCAAGTACAGAAAGTTTGTCTGGATCACAGCATGAACGTAAAGATGGAGGAGAATCACTTATACCAGTTCCAACATCTAAAGGAGCTTCATTCATCGAG AAGTCCCCTAGCACGAGCTCGCCTCCCGGCAAAAAGCCAAAGGCCCAAGATGATCACAATAAT ACAGGTTTTGTAGAGACTCTGAAACCACAGTTTGTACCTGGTCAAGTAATGGCAGGTTCTGCAGCAGCTGCAAATgtagtagaagaaaaattatcaCATTTGCAACTTCAACAGGAAAATGAAAATCTGAAATCTCag GTTCGTGATCTTACTGAAAAAGTAGAAACTTTACGGGTGAAAAGAATGCAAGACAAAGAAAGAATGAAAGACTTTGAAAAAACAAAGCTTCAACTTGAACAACTTATTGAATTCAAAACGAAAGTTATGGAAAGCCAA GCTAGTCTTCAAAGAGAGCTACAACGTGCGCGTCAAGAAGCGAGAGAAGCACATGCAGCTAGAGAACAATTCCAAGAAGAAATGGCAGATCTTGCAGAAACCGTAGAAATGGCAACATTAGATAAAGAAATGGCTGAAGAAAAGGCTGAAACATTACAAATTGAATTAGAGCAATTGaaagaaaaacttgaagaacaAACACTAGATCTGGAAATATTACGAACAGAAGTATCTGAAAGG GCTGCAGGAGGGGGTTCTGCTGGTGGTGTGTCAAGTTACGAAATAAAACAATTAGAACAACAAAACAATCGACTACGAGAGACTCTTGTTAGAATGCGAGATCTCTCTGCGCATGAGAAGCACGAATTCCAAAAACTTCAGAAAGATTTAGATCAAAAGAAGTCAGAAATATTAGAACTAGGTCGCACAAAGGAAAAATTGTCTACACGAGTAGAGGAAATGGAACATCAGATAGCAGATTTACAAGAACAa GTTGATGCAGCATTAGGTGCTGAAGAAATGGTTGAAGTACTTGGTGAGAAAAAGATGGCATTAGAAGAGAAAGTTGCAGAATTGGAAGAAGCCGTTGCAGATTTGGAAGCCTTACAA GATATGTCTGATCAACTTGCTGAATCATCGAAAGAATTAGAACTAGAATTGCGAGAAGAATTGGATTTAGCGCTTGGAGCAGCGCGCGATGCTTATCGACATCGAGATGCGGCTTTGGAAACATTAACGGACCGTGAACTTACAATTACAAAGTTCCGCGAACTCACTCATCAATTACAAGATCAATGTTTGCAATTACAACAACGTGTGCAATCAACTGAAACCTCTAAATTTGGAATGGGGGGCGCAGAACAACAATTAGCAGAAATTTTAGATTTCCAAAAAACCTTTGCTGAAACCCGTGCTCAAACAAAAGCTGTTGATCTTGAGTTACGACGATTGGAAGCCGAAGAAGCTCGAAATCatgtgaaatatttattatctttCATGTCTCCTGCATTCCTAGCACGTGGCGGTGATCACGATGCTATTCTAACACTTTTACTTATACCAAGGATGATACAAAAAACCGAGATACTTATGTCACAAGTACGAGAAAAATATAGATCATTGGATAAAGTAGATAGAACAGCTATCTTAAAGGGTCATTCGGTAGCACAATATACCTTCAGATCACGTCTTTGTTCATACATGTATGCATTACAAACGTTCCTTGGTTGTTTTGAATCTGCATTAAATGTATGTAGTCCTGAAATGTTACTTAAGGCTGGAGCAGTTTATCCAGAAATGGCAGCGCAGGAAAAATCTTTGGATTCCTTGATAGAACTAGCTAAAAAAGATCAATTAGACGAGAATCTACCAATGGATGCTATCGAGAAATGTTGTGGATATTTTTGTACTATGTTTTCTGTGTTATTTGGAGAAACCATCAACCAAGCTCGTTTGGTAGTTAATGGTACGAGGATGTTGGACAGTTCTTGTGAAGCTATTATGACTGATGCTGCGGCAATCAAAACTTTGATTCAGGGAGACAGTGGTGATTTAGGCCTCCTTTGTCAGCATGCGGAGACAACGTGTGAAGTAATTCAACAACACCTAAAGTCAGCTAGAAGACGAGTATTGACAGATCATGCTGCTGCAATTCATAATGCAGAATCTAATTTAGGATTGGATAAAGACTGTAGTGAACAACTTTTTACGTGTTACCAACATGCTGTGAAGATGATGAAAACATTACAGATTTTGCTGAAGAGTGCTGTGCAAGCAATTATTACCAATGGCGACTTAGATACAGGACTTGGTGCAGATAAATTGAAGGAGATGGCTTCTATAGCATGTGAAAAAGTTTATGATACGGAAGATGTTGGACCCGTAGCTACGATTAAAGGAAGTTTATCAAGTATCCAACAGTTAGCGGCCAATTTCGCACAAAAAATGGCAGAATGTGAAAACGAATTAGCAATAAGTGGACAGTTATCACAGCAACGAGAACAAAATGCGGAAAGTGAATCTTTACAGCCTATCAAAGTAAGAGCACAAGCAGCAAAGAAAGAAGCTGAAGAAATTAAGATACTTAGTAGGAAATTAGAAGCAAGAGACAGTGATATACTTGAAGCGAGATTAGCTCTTAGGGAAAAACAAGAAGAATTATGTGAAATGATTTTGAGAAAAGATGTTGTAGAGAAAAAACTTGCAACTCAACAACATGAACATGAATTGAATGTAGAAAAGTTGAAGAGAAAATTGGAAGAAGCAATGAATCAAttgaaacgaaaggaaaaagaatttgAGGAAACGATGGATCACCTTCAGACAGATATTGATAGTTTGGAAATGGAGAGAGGCCagttaaaggaaaaattaaaatctgTTGGAAAGAAGACGATGATGTCTGCATCTGGAGCAGACAATATGTCTGGAAGCGTTACAGCAGCATCTGGAATGCAATCAATGGACAATAAGTTCTTAATGCAAGAGATAACTGCTCTTAAAGAAGCATTAAACAGTGAAAACcaacaaagaaagaaattaatgtCTGATATATTACGTCAAAAGTTAGAAAGCTTGGATCCAATAACTCCTCTTCCATTAAGACAGGGATCAATTAATGCTAAAATACAggaattaaaacaaaaaactAATGATCTTACTAAA GATATTAAGCAAGTCATGACATTCCCTATCGTTCCTGATTTAAGACGTAATAAGGCACGTGATATGGAGGGCCCAGTGTTAGAAAAGGCAATGCCAGTTTATCAATTGTTACAACGAGAAATAGTCATGAAAGAGTTAAAAGATCGAACTGATCAATTGATC AATGAAGTTCTTGAAGAAGTTATACAAAGAACAGTAGGTGGAATGGCTGAAGCTAATTTCGCAGTATTCCCAAATCGTGAAATGACTGCAGCAATGCATGAAAGTCAATTGCTTGCTGCCGAAATCGCTATTCCTCATCAAGGTCAAGAACAAGTTTTTACTGTTAACGTAGGAACGCAGGAACTTAGgaaaattcatactttgctgtgctattaa
- the DCTN1-p150 gene encoding dynactin subunit 1 isoform X4: protein MSYKVGQRVEVPGKDCQGIIAYIGHPSFASGKWIGVILDEPKGKNNGTIKGQCYFKCAENHGMFVRQSQLILLDEAGNRTEPASPSSAGSSATTPDETSAARARSRLNSSRLSLAGSRTLLSAPSTESLSGSQHERKDGGESLIPVPTSKGASFIETGFVETLKPQFVPGQVMAGSAAAANVVEEKLSHLQLQQENENLKSQVRDLTEKVETLRVKRMQDKERMKDFEKTKLQLEQLIEFKTKVMESQASLQRELQRARQEAREAHAAREQFQEEMADLAETVEMATLDKEMAEEKAETLQIELEQLKEKLEEQTLDLEILRTEVSERAAGGGSAGGVSSYEIKQLEQQNNRLRETLVRMRDLSAHEKHEFQKLQKDLDQKKSEILELGRTKEKLSTRVEEMEHQIADLQEQVDAALGAEEMVEVLGEKKMALEEKVAELEEAVADLEALQDMSDQLAESSKELELELREELDLALGAARDAYRHRDAALETLTDRELTITKFRELTHQLQDQCLQLQQRVQSTETSKFGMGGAEQQLAEILDFQKTFAETRAQTKAVDLELRRLEAEEARNHVKYLLSFMSPAFLARGGDHDAILTLLLIPRMIQKTEILMSQVREKYRSLDKVDRTAILKGHSVAQYTFRSRLCSYMYALQTFLGCFESALNVCSPEMLLKAGAVYPEMAAQEKSLDSLIELAKKDQLDENLPMDAIEKCCGYFCTMFSVLFGETINQARLVVNGTRMLDSSCEAIMTDAAAIKTLIQGDSGDLGLLCQHAETTCEVIQQHLKSARRRVLTDHAAAIHNAESNLGLDKDCSEQLFTCYQHAVKMMKTLQILLKSAVQAIITNGDLDTGLGADKLKEMASIACEKVYDTEDVGPVATIKGSLSSIQQLAANFAQKMAECENELAISGQLSQQREQNAESESLQPIKVRAQAAKKEAEEIKILSRKLEARDSDILEARLALREKQEELCEMILRKDVVEKKLATQQHEHELNVEKLKRKLEEAMNQLKRKEKEFEETMDHLQTDIDSLEMERGQLKEKLKSVGKKTMMSASGADNMSGSVTAASGMQSMDNKFLMQEITALKEALNSENQQRKKLMSDILRQKLESLDPITPLPLRQGSINAKIQELKQKTNDLTKDIKQVMTFPIVPDLRRNKARDMEGPVLEKAMPVYQLLQREIVMKELKDRTDQLINEVLEEVIQRTVGGMAEANFAVFPNREMTAAMHESQLLAAEIAIPHQGQEQVFTVNVGTQELRKIHTLLCY, encoded by the exons ATGTCGTATAAAGTCGGACAGCGTGTCGAAGTTCCTGGCAAAGACTGTCAAGGAATAATTGCTTATATTGGTCATCCAAGTTTCGCTTCAGGAAAATGGATTGGAGTCATACTTGATGAACCAAAAGGAAAGAACAATGGAACTATCAAAGGGCAATGTTATTTTAAA TGTGCTGAAAATCATGGAATGTTTGTACGGCAGTCACAACTTATTTTGTTGGATGAAGCAGGCAATAGAACTGAACCTGCTAGTCCATCTTCAGCAGGTAGTAGTGCTACTACACCAGACGAGACCAGTGCGGCACGTGCTAGAAGTCGATTGAATAG TTCAAGACTTTCATTGGCTGGTAGTAGGACACTTTTAAGTGCTCCAAGTACAGAAAGTTTGTCTGGATCACAGCATGAACGTAAAGATGGAGGAGAATCACTTATACCAGTTCCAACATCTAAAGGAGCTTCATTCATCGAG ACAGGTTTTGTAGAGACTCTGAAACCACAGTTTGTACCTGGTCAAGTAATGGCAGGTTCTGCAGCAGCTGCAAATgtagtagaagaaaaattatcaCATTTGCAACTTCAACAGGAAAATGAAAATCTGAAATCTCag GTTCGTGATCTTACTGAAAAAGTAGAAACTTTACGGGTGAAAAGAATGCAAGACAAAGAAAGAATGAAAGACTTTGAAAAAACAAAGCTTCAACTTGAACAACTTATTGAATTCAAAACGAAAGTTATGGAAAGCCAA GCTAGTCTTCAAAGAGAGCTACAACGTGCGCGTCAAGAAGCGAGAGAAGCACATGCAGCTAGAGAACAATTCCAAGAAGAAATGGCAGATCTTGCAGAAACCGTAGAAATGGCAACATTAGATAAAGAAATGGCTGAAGAAAAGGCTGAAACATTACAAATTGAATTAGAGCAATTGaaagaaaaacttgaagaacaAACACTAGATCTGGAAATATTACGAACAGAAGTATCTGAAAGG GCTGCAGGAGGGGGTTCTGCTGGTGGTGTGTCAAGTTACGAAATAAAACAATTAGAACAACAAAACAATCGACTACGAGAGACTCTTGTTAGAATGCGAGATCTCTCTGCGCATGAGAAGCACGAATTCCAAAAACTTCAGAAAGATTTAGATCAAAAGAAGTCAGAAATATTAGAACTAGGTCGCACAAAGGAAAAATTGTCTACACGAGTAGAGGAAATGGAACATCAGATAGCAGATTTACAAGAACAa GTTGATGCAGCATTAGGTGCTGAAGAAATGGTTGAAGTACTTGGTGAGAAAAAGATGGCATTAGAAGAGAAAGTTGCAGAATTGGAAGAAGCCGTTGCAGATTTGGAAGCCTTACAA GATATGTCTGATCAACTTGCTGAATCATCGAAAGAATTAGAACTAGAATTGCGAGAAGAATTGGATTTAGCGCTTGGAGCAGCGCGCGATGCTTATCGACATCGAGATGCGGCTTTGGAAACATTAACGGACCGTGAACTTACAATTACAAAGTTCCGCGAACTCACTCATCAATTACAAGATCAATGTTTGCAATTACAACAACGTGTGCAATCAACTGAAACCTCTAAATTTGGAATGGGGGGCGCAGAACAACAATTAGCAGAAATTTTAGATTTCCAAAAAACCTTTGCTGAAACCCGTGCTCAAACAAAAGCTGTTGATCTTGAGTTACGACGATTGGAAGCCGAAGAAGCTCGAAATCatgtgaaatatttattatctttCATGTCTCCTGCATTCCTAGCACGTGGCGGTGATCACGATGCTATTCTAACACTTTTACTTATACCAAGGATGATACAAAAAACCGAGATACTTATGTCACAAGTACGAGAAAAATATAGATCATTGGATAAAGTAGATAGAACAGCTATCTTAAAGGGTCATTCGGTAGCACAATATACCTTCAGATCACGTCTTTGTTCATACATGTATGCATTACAAACGTTCCTTGGTTGTTTTGAATCTGCATTAAATGTATGTAGTCCTGAAATGTTACTTAAGGCTGGAGCAGTTTATCCAGAAATGGCAGCGCAGGAAAAATCTTTGGATTCCTTGATAGAACTAGCTAAAAAAGATCAATTAGACGAGAATCTACCAATGGATGCTATCGAGAAATGTTGTGGATATTTTTGTACTATGTTTTCTGTGTTATTTGGAGAAACCATCAACCAAGCTCGTTTGGTAGTTAATGGTACGAGGATGTTGGACAGTTCTTGTGAAGCTATTATGACTGATGCTGCGGCAATCAAAACTTTGATTCAGGGAGACAGTGGTGATTTAGGCCTCCTTTGTCAGCATGCGGAGACAACGTGTGAAGTAATTCAACAACACCTAAAGTCAGCTAGAAGACGAGTATTGACAGATCATGCTGCTGCAATTCATAATGCAGAATCTAATTTAGGATTGGATAAAGACTGTAGTGAACAACTTTTTACGTGTTACCAACATGCTGTGAAGATGATGAAAACATTACAGATTTTGCTGAAGAGTGCTGTGCAAGCAATTATTACCAATGGCGACTTAGATACAGGACTTGGTGCAGATAAATTGAAGGAGATGGCTTCTATAGCATGTGAAAAAGTTTATGATACGGAAGATGTTGGACCCGTAGCTACGATTAAAGGAAGTTTATCAAGTATCCAACAGTTAGCGGCCAATTTCGCACAAAAAATGGCAGAATGTGAAAACGAATTAGCAATAAGTGGACAGTTATCACAGCAACGAGAACAAAATGCGGAAAGTGAATCTTTACAGCCTATCAAAGTAAGAGCACAAGCAGCAAAGAAAGAAGCTGAAGAAATTAAGATACTTAGTAGGAAATTAGAAGCAAGAGACAGTGATATACTTGAAGCGAGATTAGCTCTTAGGGAAAAACAAGAAGAATTATGTGAAATGATTTTGAGAAAAGATGTTGTAGAGAAAAAACTTGCAACTCAACAACATGAACATGAATTGAATGTAGAAAAGTTGAAGAGAAAATTGGAAGAAGCAATGAATCAAttgaaacgaaaggaaaaagaatttgAGGAAACGATGGATCACCTTCAGACAGATATTGATAGTTTGGAAATGGAGAGAGGCCagttaaaggaaaaattaaaatctgTTGGAAAGAAGACGATGATGTCTGCATCTGGAGCAGACAATATGTCTGGAAGCGTTACAGCAGCATCTGGAATGCAATCAATGGACAATAAGTTCTTAATGCAAGAGATAACTGCTCTTAAAGAAGCATTAAACAGTGAAAACcaacaaagaaagaaattaatgtCTGATATATTACGTCAAAAGTTAGAAAGCTTGGATCCAATAACTCCTCTTCCATTAAGACAGGGATCAATTAATGCTAAAATACAggaattaaaacaaaaaactAATGATCTTACTAAA GATATTAAGCAAGTCATGACATTCCCTATCGTTCCTGATTTAAGACGTAATAAGGCACGTGATATGGAGGGCCCAGTGTTAGAAAAGGCAATGCCAGTTTATCAATTGTTACAACGAGAAATAGTCATGAAAGAGTTAAAAGATCGAACTGATCAATTGATC AATGAAGTTCTTGAAGAAGTTATACAAAGAACAGTAGGTGGAATGGCTGAAGCTAATTTCGCAGTATTCCCAAATCGTGAAATGACTGCAGCAATGCATGAAAGTCAATTGCTTGCTGCCGAAATCGCTATTCCTCATCAAGGTCAAGAACAAGTTTTTACTGTTAACGTAGGAACGCAGGAACTTAGgaaaattcatactttgctgtgctattaa